The Acidobacteriota bacterium genomic interval GGGTTTCGGGTGGAGACGAGTCGCGGCGACGTCCGCGCGCGGTTCGTGGTCTGGGCGGGCGGCGAAATGCAGTACCCGCGGACCGATTGCTTCCACGGCGCCGAGTTTTGCCTGCATTACTCCAATGTGACCTCATTTGACGATCTCAAAGGCGCCGAGAGATGCATCATCGGCGGTTCCGAGAGCGGCATCGACGCCGCCGTCGCGCTGGCCGCCGCCGGTCGACGAGCCGTCGTCTTCGACCGCGACGAGCCGTGGAAGCGAATCGGGCCGGACCCCAGCGAACTCTTGTCACCCTTTACGAAGACGCGTCTGAATTCGGTAATCGACTCGGGTCGGGTGACGCTGCGCGGAGGCTGTACGGTCATCGGCGTCAGCCGCAAGGACAATGGCTATCGGTTGGCGCTCAAGGACGGCGACGTCGTCCACTGCGCCGAGAAGCCGATCCTGGCCTCCGGATTCACCGGTTCGGCAAGCCTCGTTCGCTCGTTGTTCGATTGGCGGGATGATGGTTTCCCGTTGCTGACGGAAAACGATGAGTCCACCGTGACGAAAGGGCTATTCCTGGTCGGGCCGCAGGTGCGCCAAGACGATGTCATCTTTTGTTTCATCTACAAGTTCCGCCAGCGCTTCGCCGTGGTGGCCAACCAGATCGCCCAACGCCTGCGGATCAGCGTGGAGCCGCTCGAGGAGTACCGCCAGCACGGAATGTACCTCGACGATCTATCGTGCTGCAGTGATGATTGCGCTTGTTGAAGGAGCCGTGAAATGCTCCGGACGTCACTTCGAACTGTCGTTCTGTTGGGTAAAGAGAACGTCGGCAAGACGCAACTGGCCGCATCGCT includes:
- a CDS encoding NAD(P)-binding domain-containing protein, whose product is MAKKVRSFDIVIVGAGAAGLGLGVTLRDLGIENFVILDRSAIGASFLRWPRQTRFITPSFNSNQFGSLDLNAICLYTSPAYSVGVEHPTGEEYAGYLRAVAKHFNLPVETGVDVRSVATRARSKGFRVETSRGDVRARFVVWAGGEMQYPRTDCFHGAEFCLHYSNVTSFDDLKGAERCIIGGSESGIDAAVALAAAGRRAVVFDRDEPWKRIGPDPSELLSPFTKTRLNSVIDSGRVTLRGGCTVIGVSRKDNGYRLALKDGDVVHCAEKPILASGFTGSASLVRSLFDWRDDGFPLLTENDESTVTKGLFLVGPQVRQDDVIFCFIYKFRQRFAVVANQIAQRLRISVEPLEEYRQHGMYLDDLSCCSDDCAC